The Deinococcus apachensis DSM 19763 genome includes a window with the following:
- a CDS encoding alpha/beta hydrolase family protein, whose amino-acid sequence MLCVCTSSRPSATSPSPAQPVFRRRSIQFTEQLSRPVMFFQVLEDKVVPPDQAKRMFEAVRSRGLPTDLVEFEGEGHGFRRANIQRALEGELLFYGQVFGFTPPGLSVTLPIENVSVS is encoded by the coding sequence TTGCTTTGCGTTTGCACCTCATCGCGGCCCTCTGCAACCTCACCCTCTCCTGCTCAGCCTGTCTTTCGCAGGAGGTCTATTCAGTTCACCGAGCAGCTCTCGCGCCCAGTGATGTTCTTCCAGGTGCTGGAGGACAAGGTGGTGCCACCCGACCAGGCCAAGCGGATGTTTGAAGCCGTGCGTTCACGGGGCTTGCCCACCGACCTGGTGGAATTCGAGGGGGAAGGACACGGGTTCCGGCGGGCGAACATTCAGCGGGCGTTGGAGGGGGAATTACTGTTCTACGGGCAGGTATTTGGCTTCACCCCACCTGGCCTGTCCGTCACGCTGCCCATCGAGAACGTCAGCGTTTCCTGA
- a CDS encoding tyrosine-type recombinase/integrase: protein MRFHDLRHTYASLMLSKGVPMEVVSEKLGHSRPSTTADIYRHIFAEEHEQQPSPLQTCSRPSPSSSGAQPSKWKRTPTRNLRLKDHRNALLPPVQEDQSWVLVDDGCSRKHGAS from the coding sequence GTGCGCTTCCACGACCTGCGGCACACCTACGCCAGTCTGATGCTCTCCAAGGGGGTGCCGATGGAGGTGGTGAGCGAGAAGCTGGGGCACAGCCGACCCAGCACGACGGCCGACATCTACCGCCACATCTTCGCCGAGGAGCACGAGCAGCAACCTTCGCCCTTACAGACTTGCTCACGCCCAAGCCCCTCAAGCTCAGGAGCGCAGCCAAGCAAGTGGAAGAGGACACCGACGCGGAACCTGCGGCTTAAGGACCACCGAAATGCACTCCTCCCTCCTGTGCAGGAGGACCAGTCGTGGGTTTTAGTGGATGACGGGTGTTCAAGGAAGCATGGAGCGAGCTGA
- a CDS encoding site-specific integrase — MQALADYQRGLLPIPSQIKLSDWLPQWLELKRPNLAPKTFANYSYVIDEHLIPLLGGHKMQDPKPSDVRAAYVKLSDQGFSKSLLHRVRVILRQALQEAVFGEIVARNVAEVARLPSFRRGKTAWALDSREAGTFLKAASEYRLGVLFEFVIATGLRRGEV, encoded by the coding sequence GTGCAGGCTCTCGCCGACTATCAGCGCGGTCTGCTGCCTATCCCCAGCCAGATCAAGCTGTCCGATTGGCTGCCCCAGTGGTTGGAACTCAAACGCCCTAACCTCGCCCCCAAGACCTTCGCCAACTACAGCTACGTGATCGACGAGCACCTGATCCCACTTCTCGGCGGGCACAAGATGCAGGACCCCAAGCCCAGCGACGTGCGAGCGGCGTACGTGAAGCTCTCCGACCAGGGCTTCTCGAAGTCCCTGCTGCACCGAGTGCGGGTCATCCTGAGACAGGCTCTGCAGGAGGCCGTTTTCGGCGAGATCGTCGCCCGGAACGTCGCTGAGGTCGCTCGGCTGCCCAGCTTCCGGCGGGGCAAGACGGCCTGGGCGCTGGACAGCCGGGAGGCGGGGACGTTCCTGAAGGCAGCGAGTGAGTATCGGTTGGGGGTGCTATTCGAGTTCGTTATCGCAACGGGGCTGAGACGAGGGGAGGTCTAA
- a CDS encoding DUF3995 domain-containing protein — MPESLTAHRTVSVAAALLTGTLATLHVYWAAGGQAGLAAALPEADDGGARFTPSPVMTLGVATGLTSMSAATLSANSLQMRWPLRLTALVFLLRAVGDGRTVGLTRRGGQSVFARNDARLYTPLCLLLAALYSVLAFGRRD, encoded by the coding sequence ATGCCTGAATCACTGACTGCCCACCGGACTGTCTCGGTTGCCGCCGCCCTACTCACGGGAACCCTCGCCACGCTGCATGTGTACTGGGCGGCAGGCGGCCAGGCGGGTCTGGCGGCGGCCCTGCCGGAGGCGGACGACGGAGGGGCACGGTTCACGCCATCGCCCGTCATGACCCTGGGTGTGGCGACGGGTCTGACGAGCATGAGCGCCGCAACTCTGAGCGCCAACTCTTTACAGATGCGTTGGCCCCTGCGCCTGACCGCCCTCGTGTTCCTGCTGCGGGCTGTGGGGGATGGCCGCACGGTCGGCCTGACCCGCCGGGGTGGGCAGAGCGTGTTTGCCCGTAACGATGCTCGGCTGTACACCCCCCTCTGCCTGCTGCTGGCAGCCCTATACAGCGTGCTGGCGTTCGGGCGCCGGGACTAA
- a CDS encoding transposase family protein, producing WREYRTYAHLGDDWGVHETTVQRTVERVEAALIASELFRLPGKKALGNSGTVYSIIAVDASEVPCERPKKPSAAGTAARQSATP from the coding sequence TTTGGCGGGAATACCGAACCTACGCGCATCTGGGGGATGACTGGGGCGTCCATGAAACCACCGTGCAGCGCACGGTGGAACGCGTCGAGGCCGCCCTGATCGCCAGTGAGCTGTTCAGACTGCCCGGGAAGAAAGCCCTGGGGAACAGCGGGACGGTCTACAGCATCATCGCGGTGGATGCCTCGGAAGTGCCCTGCGAACGGCCCAAAAAACCCAGCGCCGCTGGTACAGCGGCAAGACAAAGCGCCACACCCTGA